A single window of Marinobacter sp. LA51 DNA harbors:
- the rsmG gene encoding 16S rRNA (guanine(527)-N(7))-methyltransferase RsmG gives MTNSLSNSLWQRQLRDGLVAMDVSLSEAQQQQLLAFLNLLNKWNRAYNLTAVRDEREMVSRQLLDSLSILPRVHTEHLLDVGAGGGLPGIPLAIALPERRFTLLDSNGKKTRFLNQCVLELGLGNVEVIHGRAEACTPEQPFSQISSRAFTALENLVSWCGDLLANGGEFLAMKGQFPDDEVAALPAGWQVKSSHSLEVPGADGDRHLLVVTRADHSQ, from the coding sequence ATGACCAATTCACTCTCTAATTCGCTCTGGCAGCGCCAGCTCCGGGACGGGCTGGTGGCAATGGATGTGTCCCTGAGCGAGGCCCAGCAACAGCAGTTGCTGGCCTTCCTGAACCTGCTCAACAAGTGGAACCGGGCCTACAACCTGACTGCAGTGCGTGACGAACGCGAGATGGTGTCCCGGCAATTGCTCGACAGCCTCAGCATTCTGCCCCGGGTTCATACCGAGCATCTGCTGGATGTGGGTGCCGGTGGTGGACTGCCTGGCATCCCCCTGGCGATCGCCCTGCCAGAGCGCCGGTTCACCCTGCTCGACAGCAATGGCAAGAAAACCCGGTTCCTGAATCAGTGTGTGCTTGAGCTTGGGCTCGGCAACGTTGAAGTTATCCACGGCCGGGCCGAAGCCTGTACACCGGAGCAGCCGTTCTCCCAGATCAGTAGCCGGGCTTTCACTGCGCTCGAGAACCTGGTCAGCTGGTGCGGCGATTTGCTGGCAAATGGCGGCGAGTTCCTTGCCATGAAAGGTCAGTTTCCGGATGATGAGGTGGCTGCGCTTCCGGCCGGCTGGCAGGTAAAATCCAGCCATTCGCTGGAAGTCCCCGGAGCCGATGGCGACCGTCACCTGCTGGTGGTCACCCGGGCAGATCATTCCCAGTAA